A region from the Paludicola sp. MB14-C6 genome encodes:
- a CDS encoding DUF5685 family protein, with the protein MFGYIKPYKPEMKVSEFDTFKGIYCGLCKELSHVYGPFSSLTLSYDFTFIATISLGLSENCKGFQKCSCVANPLKRKMCHNSSEELTFCAGTAMLMIYYKVLDDLHDSNFLGKLKPLSVLPFVYFAKRRAAKQYPKMDEVIKTAIQKQAEIEKSDNISVDKAADPTANALAFICQELSNNETQKKILHRFGYLVGRYVYFADALDDIDKDSKNNEYNPFLKRGLHESKTIDEIKEYAVGVINMTIAEIAPAYELLDLKRYKPILDNIVYLGLHNTKDTIIKKKEQNDEQPV; encoded by the coding sequence TTGTTCGGATACATTAAACCATATAAACCCGAAATGAAAGTTTCAGAATTTGATACATTTAAAGGTATCTATTGTGGGCTTTGCAAAGAGTTAAGTCATGTATACGGTCCTTTTTCAAGTCTTACGTTAAGCTATGACTTCACTTTTATAGCAACCATTTCTTTAGGGCTTTCTGAAAACTGTAAGGGCTTTCAAAAATGTTCTTGTGTAGCAAATCCACTAAAGCGTAAAATGTGTCATAATTCCAGCGAAGAACTCACTTTTTGCGCCGGAACAGCGATGTTGATGATTTACTATAAAGTTTTAGACGATCTACATGACAGCAATTTTTTAGGTAAATTAAAACCTTTAAGCGTTCTTCCGTTTGTTTATTTTGCAAAACGAAGAGCAGCAAAGCAATATCCTAAAATGGACGAAGTAATTAAAACCGCAATTCAAAAACAAGCAGAAATTGAAAAAAGCGATAATATCAGCGTTGACAAAGCAGCAGATCCTACTGCTAATGCATTAGCATTCATATGCCAAGAATTAAGTAATAACGAAACACAAAAAAAGATTTTACATCGTTTCGGATATTTAGTTGGAAGATATGTGTATTTTGCAGATGCTTTGGATGATATTGATAAAGATTCAAAGAATAATGAGTATAACCCGTTTTTAAAACGTGGACTTCATGAAAGCAAAACAATTGATGAAATTAAAGAATATGCTGTTGGAGTTATCAATATGACAATTGCTGAAATTGCGCCCGCATATGAATTATTGGACTTAAAACGTTATAAACCTATTTTAGATAATATTGTCTATCTTGGTCTTCATAATACGAAAGACACCATTATAAAGAAAAAGGAGCAAAATGATGAACAACCCGTATAA
- a CDS encoding J domain-containing protein translates to MNNPYNTLGVNENATDEQVKQAYRELAKKYHPDNYNDSPLREFADEKMAEINSAFDQIMNNRRSNGSNSSSSSYQSQQNTSNYSSYTSSNFADIRSMIQANRLVEAEELLDGVPLNKRDAEWYFLKGSIFYSRGWLDDAMNHFSSACRMDPNNAEYRAALNRMGWQRQGNMGGYGQGQYRAPQRNAGGCSGCDMCCSLLCADSCCECMGGDLISCC, encoded by the coding sequence ATGAACAACCCGTATAACACTTTGGGAGTAAACGAGAATGCAACCGATGAGCAAGTAAAACAAGCTTATCGTGAATTAGCAAAAAAATACCATCCAGATAACTATAATGACAGCCCATTAAGAGAATTTGCAGATGAAAAGATGGCTGAAATTAATAGTGCTTTTGATCAAATCATGAATAATAGACGTTCAAACGGAAGTAATTCCTCAAGTAGTTCTTATCAATCTCAGCAAAATACAAGCAATTATTCAAGTTATACCTCTTCTAATTTTGCAGATATTCGTTCTATGATTCAAGCAAATCGCTTAGTAGAGGCAGAAGAGTTATTGGATGGAGTTCCATTAAATAAAAGAGATGCAGAATGGTATTTCTTAAAAGGCAGTATTTTTTATTCCAGAGGCTGGTTAGACGATGCTATGAATCATTTTTCTTCAGCTTGTAGAATGGATCCAAATAATGCTGAATACCGAGCTGCATTAAACCGTATGGGTTGGCAGCGACAAGGCAACATGGGTGGATATGGCCAAGGTCAATATCGTGCACCACAGCGTAATGCAGGCGGATGTAGTGGTTGTGATATGTGTTGTAGTTTACTATGCGCCGATAGTTGTTGTGAATGCATGGGTGGCGACTTAATCAGCTGTTGTTAA